A section of the Tachysurus fulvidraco isolate hzauxx_2018 chromosome 7, HZAU_PFXX_2.0, whole genome shotgun sequence genome encodes:
- the rapgef2a gene encoding rap guanine nucleotide exchange factor 2 isoform X4 codes for MASYVDSSFRQAIMKNPSERTQQDLQIVYSYLHGMEALSNLREHQLRLMCETVRYEHHEANEVLYYPDDIGTCWYILLSGSVFIKESMFLPRSSFGKRSAGSLRRGCECIVLEASEMIVVDYMEDSEEYFHRQASHRQSRRRFRKINQRGERQTIIDTVEHYPVNKPPLPPGYHTESSKSQLPADFTKLHLSDGLHLHMSSSQSRSSIASDSGSSSLSDIYQATESDCGDVDLSGLPETAVDSDDDDDDEEVGRSADPLMSRDIVRDCLEKDPADRTDDDIEQLLEFVQQLPAFSSLSVSVRRALCAVMVFAVVERAGTIVLNHGEELDSWSVILNGAVEVIYPDDQCETVGMGGSFGVSPTMKKELMVGVMKTKVDDCQFVCIAQQDYCCILNQVELNTQRVEEEGEIVMVKEHRELDRTGTRKGHIVVKGTPERLIQHLVEDHSVVDPTYIEDFLLTYRTFVSSPLIVGQRLLDWFNDPSLRDKVTRVVLLWVNNHFSDFEGDPGMTAFLEEFQNNLEKEKMSGQLRLLNIACAAKAKSRIVTITRPSREQPLPFTLMGGAERGTHLFISSVDAGSKAEEAGLKRGDQILEVNGQTFENVHLSKATEILKNNIQLSMSVKTNLLVFKELVARMAEELKNGVPHLPKIGDGKKSPRYSVPDLGVDAGFVSQEKVSKKAKAHTMGGRNKLMKILDKTRISILPQKPYSDLGLGQTQDDSIVGLRQAKQAPPTTTITGSLSSSNPDLAQGQQRIIDYSMQPPELQDQVLRVFKADQQSRYLLINRDMTAREAANQAIREFGLTAGPEAYSLCEVSVTPEGVTKQRRLPDQLNKLADRIQLCARYYLKSNMETETLCSDVEAQELQRESQVYLLSLSSTEIANQLSARNYTLFASIEPTDYITDLFKLRPHEPPGNLRNFEDLVNQETFWVATEILRESNQTKRMKIIKHFIKVALHCRECKNFNSMFAIISGLNLAPVSRLRATWERLPAKYEKLFAELQEVFDPSRNMAKYRNLLNKHNLQPPIIPLFPVIKKDLTFLHEGNNSKVDGLVNFEKLRMIAREIRHVVRLASVTMDPALLFRTRSLSQVSSSSLSDGTVGHRRRGRRSSFLSAKKLYETELMSRRVRQYLDMLTYESDEETLHDLSLQWEPANNTAHKSSVEKRRVDASPATPRSPTPKNIPRKKPPPKEAFAAHTPGSHHAEEGQDRQRRPQEDSQSNASSLRSSPPTFTGNSSRKGPDHLSLLSSSSSDLITADVHIHPHTHALSHTRTCSQTPHPYRTELDQISLGSYSLTQDQCDRASLDAADSGRGSWTSCSSGSHDNIQSIPQRIGYYDSRSWETLSEGPGIGRSQSATPLGYWADESEGDTGTIKRRGGKDEVPNVQKSTTSRREGNFREPPPTPPGYTARSLAEVEELGHNNHNLIHSHTHGRRPPDYNTALQRSRLIKRSLDLEPPPQPRPPTRMHGYTHCPTPRRPPCDENEQISAV; via the exons GATCTTCAGATCGTCTACTCATACCTGCATGGGATGGAAGCGCTGTCTAACCTGAGAGAACACCAGCTCAG gtTGATGTGTGAAACAGTTCGCTATGAGCATCATGAAGCCAATGAGGTTTTATATTA CCCTGACGACATCGGGACCTGCTGGTACATCTTACTGTCTGGCTCGGTTTTCATTAAGGAGTCCATGTTCCTTCCACGCAGCAG TTTTGGGAAACGTTCTGCGGGGAGTTTGCGGCGAGGCTGTGAGTGCATCGTACTCGAGGCCTCTGAAATGAtcgtg GTGGACTATATGGAGGACAGTGAGGAGTACTTTCACAGGCAGGCATCACATCGGCAGTCCAGGAGAAGGTTTCGGAAAATAAATCAACGTGGAGAGAGGCAGACCATCATCGACACGGTCGAGCATTATCCAGTTAACaagcctcctcttcctccaggATATCACACG GAATCTTCCAAATCTCAG CTTCCTGCGGATTTCACTAAGCTCCACCTCTCAGACGGTCTGCACCTCCACATGTCCTCGAGTCAGTCTCGATCCAGCATTGCTAGTGACTCAGGAAGCAGCAGCCTATCAGATATTTACCAG GCTACAGAGAGCGATTGCGGCGACGTGGATCTTAGTGGATTGCCGGAGACGGCGGTGGATTCggatgacgatgacgatgatgaagaAGTGGGGAGATCGGCGGACCCCCTCATGAGCCGAGACATTGTGAGGGACTGCCTGGAAAAAGACCCTGCAGACCGTACAGACGATGACATcg aGCAGTTACTGGAGTTTGTGCAGCAGCTCCCAGCCTTCTCAAGCCTCAGCGTGTCTGTGAGGCGAGCGCTGTGTGCCGTCATGGTGTTTGCCGTGGTGGAGCGTGCCGGAACTATTGTGCTGAACCACGGCGAGGAG CTGGACTCATGGTCAGTAATCCTGAACGGGGCCGTGGAGGTGATTTATCCGGATGACCAGTGCGAGACTGTAGGGATGGGTGGCAGCTTTGGCGTCTCTCCCACCATGAAGAAAGAGCTGATGGTTGGTGTCATGAAGACTAAAGTAGATGACTGTCAG tttgtgtgtatagCGCAGCAAGACTACTGCTGCATCCTGAATCAGGTTGAACTGAACACACAGCGtgtggaggaggagggagagattGTAATGGtgaaagaacacagagaactCGACCGCACAGGAACCCGCAAGGGACACATTGTTGTTAAG GGCACCCCGGAGCGGCTCATTCAACATTTAGTAGAGGACCATTCTGTGGTAGACCCAACATACATTGAAGACTTTCTGCTGACCTACCGCACCTTCGTGTCCAGTCCTCTTATTGTGGGCCAAAGACTTTTGGACTGGTTCAATGACCCCAGTTTACGTGACAAG GTGACACGGGTCGTGTTACTTTGGGTTAACAATCACTTCAGTGACTTCGAGGGAGATCCGGGTATGACGGCCTTCCTGGAGGAGTTTCAGAATAATCTAGAAAAAGAA AAAATGAGCGGCCAGTTGAGATTGCTCAACATCGCATGCGCCGCCAAGGCTAAGTCCCGAATAGTTACCATCACAAGGCCTTCTCGAGAGCAGCCCCTCCCCTTTACGCTAATGGGCGGTGCTGAGAGAGGAACACACCTGTTCATTAGCTCTGTAGATGCGGGCAGCAAGgcagaggaggcggggcttaagcGTGGGGACCAG ATCTTGGAGGTGAATGGGCAGACGTTCGAGAATGTACATTTGTCCAAAGCCACCGAGATTCTCAAGAACAACATTCAACTGTCCATGAGTGTCAAGACCAACCTTCTGG TCTTTAAGGAGCTGGTGGCACGAATGGCAGAGGAACTGAAAAACGGGGTTCCTCACCTTCCTAAGATCGGTGATGGAAAGAAAAGCCCGCGCTACTCCGTCCCCGATCTTGGAGTCGATGCTGGGTTCGTGTCTCAAGAGAAGGTCAGCAAAAAGGCTAAAGCTCACACAATGGGTGGCCGCAACAAACTGATGAAGATTCTGGACAAAACGCGCATCAGCATTCTACCTCAAAAACCATACAG TGACCTCGGACTGGGGCAGACCCAGGATGACAGCATCGTAGGCTTAAGGCAGGCCAAGCAGGCGCCGCCCACCACGACAATAACTGGAAGCTTGTCATCTAGCAACCCTGACTTGGCACAGGGCCAACAGCGCATCATCGACTACAGCATGCAACCACCTG AGCTACAAGATCAGGTCCTGCGAGTGTTCAAGGCTGATCAACAGAGTCGCTACCTGCtgataaacagagacatgaCTGCAAGAGAGGCGGCCAACCAGGCGATCCGCGAGTTCGGCCTGACCGCGGGCCCTGAAGCATATTCACTGTGCGAGGTGTCCGTTACACCAGAGGGTGTCACCAAACAGAGGAGACTTCCAGATCAGCTCAATAAACTGGCTGACAGGATTCAGCTCTGTGCAAG GTACTACCTTAAGAGCAACATGGAGACAGAGACGCTGTGCTCGGATGTGGAGGCCCAAGAACTGCAACGAGAATCTCAGGTTTATCTGTTATCTCTGAGCTCGACGGAAATAGCCAATCAGCTCTCAGCACGCAACTACACGCTCTTCGCCAGCATCGAGCCCACTGACTACATCACAGACCTCTTCAAGCTGCGTCCACATGAGCCTCCAGGCAACCTTCGCAACTTCGAAGACCTGGTCAACCAGGAGACCTTCTGGGTCGCCACGGAGATTCTGCGGGAATCCAACCAGACCAAAAGGATGAAGATCATCAAGCACTTCATCAAAGTTGCCCTTCATTGTCGTGAATGCAAAAACTTTAACTCCATGTTCGCAATAATCAG TGGGCTGAATCTTGCTCCTGTGTCGCGTTTGCGGGCTACATGGGAACGTCTGCCTGCTAAATACGAAAAGCTGTTTGCCGAACTGCAGGAGGTCTTTGACCCATCGCGCAATATGGCCAAATACCGCAACCTACTGAACAAGCACAATCTCCAACCACCCATCATTCCTCTTTTCCCTGTCATAAAAAAAGATCTCACCTTCCTCCACGAGG GTAATAACTCTAAAGTGGACGGATTGGTCAATTTCGAGAAACTGAGAATGATCGCTCGAGAGATCAGGCACGTGGTTCGATTGGCGTCGGTCACCATGGATCCAGCGCTACTTTTCAGGACGAG gtcTCTGAGTCAGGTGAGCAGCTCCTCGTTGTCTGACGGGACGGTGGGTCACAGGCGGAGAGGCAGACGGAGCTCCTTCCTCAGTGCCAAAAAGCTCTATGAGACAGAGTTAATGAGCAGACGAGTGCGCCAGTACCTTGACATGCTCACATACGAGAGTGATGAAGAAACTTTACATGACCTATCGCTGCAGTGGGAGCCTGCCAACAACACGG CGCATAAGAGCAGTGTGGAAAAAAGGCGAGTCGACGCATCTCCAGCAACGCCAAGAAGCCCCACTCCAAAGAATATTCCTCGAAAGAAGCCGCCACCAAAAGAGGCTTTTG ctgcacATACACCCGGGTCTCACCATGCAGAAGAGGGCcaggacagacagagaagacCACAGGAAGACAGCCAATCAAATGCTTCCTCTCTCAGATCGTCCCCACCCACTTTCACTGGCAACTCATCCAGAAAAG GACCAGATCATCTGAGTCTACTGAGTTCCTCATCATCTGACCTGATCACAGCAGACGTCCACatccacccccacacacacgccctgtctcacacacgcacatgctcaCAGACTCCTCACCCATACCGGACAGAGCTAGATCAAATCAGTCTCGG atCTTATTCATTGACCCAGGACCAGTGTGACCGTGCCTCGTTGGATGCTGCCGACAGTGGGCGGGGCAGCTGGACCTCCTGCTCCAGTGGCTCTCATGACAACATCCAGAGCATCCCTCAGCGCATTGGCTACTATGACAGCCGCAGCTGGGAGACACTGTCGGAGGGGCCTGGCATTGGGCGGAGCCAATCTGCCACACCACTTGGCTACTGGGCTGATGAATCGGAGGGTGACACGGGCACGATCAAGCGGCGAGGGGGAAAGGACGAAGTGCCGAACGTGCAAAAAAGCACCACGAGTCGGAGGGAGGGGAATTTCAGAGAGCCTCCACCCACTCCACCTGGGTACACTGCTCGGTCCTTGGCTGAGGTCGAGGAACTCGGTCATAATAACCATAATCTAATCCACAGTCACACTCATGGCCGACGCCCACCTGATTACAACACAGCCTTGCAGAGGTCCCGCCTTATTAAGAGGTCATTGGATTTAGAACCTCCACCACAGCCACGCCCGCCCACCCGCATGCATGGATACACTCACTGTCCTACGCCACGGCGACCACCTTGTGATG AAAATGAGCAAATATCTGCCGTGTGA